The proteins below are encoded in one region of Carassius auratus strain Wakin linkage group LG44F, ASM336829v1, whole genome shotgun sequence:
- the LOC113068237 gene encoding uncharacterized protein LOC113068237 isoform X1, protein MTDPNTPLNSAEPQMQSEETQCTDISEQQESVQLRRSQRVKTLTEKGREMQDERIKGLQQRFNYNYEKWRTRAKASKLPLSQTEPLNKDILEDIIGDVRGLCADVTKVYEELRKLTPPDQESRRRVDLCVEISGFLVNKATSRLEGKEEQDWPEAGSLFQTVSNKSSSFNTTKNSNEHSHRSSIKRQEAAAEAAASQAVLKILEEQEMEQQEIERLEAEVRKKAVEQETLIRQKRLERETEEIRLRMQREAEEAKFKAQQEAEYAALQRTLDEKKRKVLHLEKVKDLKAAQAKMQVYDQMSAVEAQKIDVTKINTEMKDAEHVSFPSLLKQVIPQAAATPTSDGTSDLVKVLASALSTSRIPVPEPTVFSGDSLSYSDWKLSFQTLIDQKNIPDKEKIFYLRRYVSGPAKRAVEGYFLLGTESAYAAAWKILDERYGNPFTIAKAFRDKLHAWPKITSRDSSELRDFADFLRSCEAATAHIKSLEILNDCNENQKILSKLPDWLAASWNRKVIEIEEQTNQFPTFSQFVEFLSREAKIACNPVTSLQSLKQCEPNKSDKPKLTKQKEIGVKTLMTTSQEKIQLVCVFCKKPKHSLHKCRSFLEKAVSDRVSFIKSERLCFGCLKPGHHSKSCTNRNICERCSKGHPTCLHEDRVKDKGEQRQPIANPNPSNERSSQSDRVQEQVTAMATTNQVASQENNTQTAAIIPVWLSSSTKHKEVLVYALLDSQSDTTFVLSEVAKLLETNQEPVKLELSTMSSQTTVVQSDRLQNLQVRGLYSSKIITLPPTYTREFIPANKAHIPTNETAKAWPHLEHLQSEIAPLQDCEVGLLIGYNCSQALLPREIVSGKEGEPYAQRTDLGWSIVGQTNHCLNYGDAIGISHRIIVKKVIPELKPSLKLQNKVHYVNRTTVKDITPSDIIKALEGDFSERAIEGNPVSQEDLKFLTKLKENITQNESGHYEMPLPFRDKRPTLPDNRICAMHRLKCLKRRLKKDKSYYNDYTNFMDDIISRGDAERVPDKELNNTPAWYIPHHGVYHPHKPGRIRVVFDASAKYQDTSLNDHLLTGPDLTNTLVGVLCRFRRSSVAFMCDIERMFHQFHVTKEDQDYLRFLWWEKGDLEASPSVYRMKVHLFGAASSPGCANFGLKHLAAQGQGQFKENTIHFIQRNFYVDDGLASVPTEREAIQLIKDSRELCSKGKLRLHKFVCNSERVMSTIPEEECATVKDLDLSLSLPRIERALGVEWCVTSDTFKFRVQVKLNPLTRRGVLSTVASIYDPLGFIAPFVLLGKQILQQMCKDKVGWDHELPEHLKPQWESWIKDLPSLANMQIQRCFIPTDFGQVKSYELHHFADASVNGYGACTYLRAINQSDQVHCCLVMAKSRVTPTSVTTIPRLELSAAVVAVRVSDLLRTELEIPYIAEFFWTDSTVVLGYINNDAKRFQVFVANRIQRIKSSTKPEQWAYVASEQNPADYVSRGLTAEQLKSSEWFEGPAFLWEKNIPDRDVKVGEIRENDPELRKASVYTINAKEEQTIFSRFEKFSEWSRLIRAFAILRRKVKEHKHDIQIIKESTTLEVRKQTELFIIKIVQEKVFAEEIKSLKSKKTVSKTTNNNLYKLSPFLDEEGILRVGGRLGQAVLHPHVKHPAILPKDSHISTLLIRHFHTKVQHQGRGMTMNELRANGWWILGSSRAVSSYIFKCVRCRKYRRKTEHQSMGDLPVERTESTPPFTYVGMDCFGPIYVKDGRKELKRYGLILTCLCSRAIHIEVVDDLSTDAFLNALRAFIPIRGNVRQLRCDRGTNFIGAQRELADLMKEMNQEKVKALGCEFLMIPPSASHMGGIWERQIRTIRSVLSAILDQSAKRLDSTSLRTLLYEVMAIVNSRPLSIEHLSDPTGPEPLTPNHILTMKSTIVQPPPGEFMKEDLYLQKRWRRVQYLANEFWIRWRKEYLLNLQPRQKWNVHRRNLKINDVVLLQDDMAPRNEWKLAKVTDVYPGTDNKVRKVRLLVSERTYDKHSKLVTKTVSLERPIHKVIVLLEAD, encoded by the coding sequence ATGACTGATCCAAATACACCACTAAATAGTGCAGAACCCCAGATGCAGTCTGAAGAAACCCAATGTACTGATATTAGTGAGCAGCAAGAATCAGTACAACTTAGAAGAAGTCAGAGAGTGAAAACACTCACAGAAAAGGGAAGAGAAATGCAGGATGAGAGGATTAAAGGACTCCAGCAAAGATTTAACTACAACTATGAAAAGTGGAGAACACGTGCAAAAGCATCCAAGTTACCCCTCTCTCAAACAGAACCCTTGAATAAAGACATACTTGAAGATATTATTGGTGATGTTAGAGGTCTTTGTGCAGATGTCACAAAAGTTTATGAAGAGTTACGTAAGCTCACCCCACCGGATCAGGAGTCACGTCGCAGAGTAGATCTGTGTGTGGAGATCTCAGGTTTCCTCGTGAATAAAGCAACCAGCCGATTGGAAGGAAAAGAGGAACAAGATTGGCCAGAAGCAGGCTCCCTCTTTCAAACTGTAAGCAATAAGTCAAGCTCCTTCAACACCACTAAGAACTCAAATGAGCATTCACATAGATCCTCTATAAAACGTCAAGAAGCcgcagcagaagcagcagcgagtCAAGCtgttctcaaaatattagaagaACAAGAAATGGAACAGCAAGAAATAGAAAGACTAGAAGCTGAAGTCAGGAAAAAGGCAGTAGAACAAGAAACATTGATTAGACAAAAGCGcttagaaagagagacagaagaaaTTAGATTAAGAATGCAGAGAGAAGCAGAAGAAGCAAAGTTTAAGGCTCAACAAGAAGCAGAGTATGCAGCTCTGCAGAGAACacttgatgaaaagaaaagaaaagtactgCACCTGGAAAAGGTCAAAGATCTAAAGGCAGCACAAGCAAAGATGCAGGTTTATGACCAAATGAGTGCAGTAGAAGCGCAAAAGATTGATGTAACAAAGATTAACACAGAAATGAAAGACGCTGAACATGTAAGCTTCCCATCTCTGCTTAAACAAGTTATACCCCAAGCTGCAGCCACTCCTACAAGTGATGGTACATCAGATCTTGTTAAAGTGCTAGCAAGTGCACTAAGTACTAGCCGTATCCCTGTTCCTGAACCTACTGTGTTTTCTGGGGATTCCTTAAGTTACAGTGACTGGAAGCTGTCATTTCAAACGCTGATAGACCAAAAAAATATCCCAGACAAGGAGAAAATATTCTACCTTCGGAGATATGTGAGTGGACCGGCTAAGAGAGCGGTTGAAGGATACTTCCTGCTTGGAACCGAATCTGCATATGCTGCTGCCTGGAAGATTCTGGATGAAAGATATGGAAATCCATTCACAATCGCGAAAGCCTTTAGAGACAAACTGCATGCATGGCCCAAAATTACCTCAAGAGACAGTTCCGAACTAAGAGACTTTGCAGATTTCTTGCGCAGTTGTGAAGCGGCTACAGCTCACATCAAGTCATTAGAGATCTTGAATGACTGCAATGAGAACCAAAAGATACTTTCCAAACTTCCAGACTGGCTTGCTGCCAGTTGGAACCGCAAGGTTATTGAAATTGAAGAACAAACAAATCAGTTTCCCACTTTCAGCCAGTTTGTTGAGTTTCTATCGAGAGAAGCCAAGATAGCCTGTAATCCTGTTACATCTTTACAGTCACTTAAACAATGTGAGCCTAACAAATCAGACAAACCGAAGCTtacaaaacagaaagaaattgGAGTTAAAACACTGATGACGACTTCACAAGAAAAGATACAACTGGTATGTGTATTCTGTAAGAAACCTAAGCACAGTTTACACAAATGCAGAAGTTTTCTGGAAAAGGCTGTGTCAGACAGAGTCAGCTTTATTAAGTCAGAAAGGCTATGTTTTGGTTGTCTCAAACCAGGCCATCATTCGAAGAGCTGTACCAACCGCAATATTTGTGAAAGGTGCAGTAAAGGGCATCCGACTTGTCTTCATGAAGATAGAGTTAAGGACAAAGGAGAACAAAGGCAACCAATAGCTAATCCAAATCCAAGCAACGAAAGGTCAAGTCAAAGCGACCGAGTTCAAGAACAAGTTACAGCCATGGCTACGACTAACCAAGTCGCAAGTCAAGAAAATAACACACAGACAGCTGCAATCATTCCTGTGTGGCTTTCATCTTCCACAAAACACAAAGAAGTTCTTGTGTATGCTTTACTGGATTCGCAAAGCGATACAACCTTTGTTCTCAGTGAAGTTGCAAAGTTACTAGAGACAAACCAAGAACCTGTTAAACTAGAACTGTCTACTATGTCTTCCCAGACTACAGTTGTTCAGTCCGACAGACTTCAAAATCTTCAAGTTCGTGGCCTTTACTCAAGCAAAATAATCACTTTACCTCCTACATACACACGAGAATTCATTCCAGCCAACAAAGCTCACATTCCAACTAATGAAACAGCTAAAGCTTGGCCACATCTGGAACACCTTCAATCAGAAATCGCACCTTTGCAAGATTGCGAGGTAGGATTGTTGATCGGATATAACTGCTCACAAGCTCTTCTGCCGAGAGAGATTGTGTCAGGCAAGGAAGGCGAGCCATACGCTCAGCGCACCGATCTTGGTTGGAGTATAGTTGGACAAACCAATCACTGCTTGAACTATGGAGATGCAATTGGAATTAGTCATCGCATTATTGTCAAGAAAGTCATCCCAGAGCTTAAGCCTTCTCTAAAGCTTCAGAACAAAGTCCACTATGTCAATAGGACAACAGTAAAGGACATCACCCCTTCGGACATTATCAAAGCACTTGAAGGAGACTTCTCTGAAAGAGCCATTGAGGGCAACCCTGTATCACAAGAAGATTTAAAGTTTCTCACAAAACTCAAAGAAAACATCACACAGAATGAGAGCGGCCACTATGAGATGCCACTACCATTTCGTGACAAAAGACCCACATTACCAGACAATAGAATATGTGCAATGCATCGCCTAAAGTGTCTTAAAAGAAGATTAAAGAAAGACAAATCATATTACAATGATTACACAAACTTCATGGATGACATCATCTCAAGAGGAGATGCTGAAAGAGTCCCTGACAAAGAGTTGAATAACACTCCTGCTTGGTATATCCCACATCATGGGGTCTATCACCCACACAAACCCGGAAGAATCAGAGTAGTATTTGATGCCTCGGCCAAGTACCAGGATACTTCTCTCAATGACCACCTCTTAACCGGTCCTGACCTGACAAACACATTGGTTGGTGTTCTTTGTCGTTTCCGCAGAAGTTCTGTCGCATTCATGTGTGATATAGAGCGGATGTTTCACCAGTTCCATGTCACAAAAGAAGATCAGGATTACTTAAGGTTTCTTTGGTGGGAGAAGGGAGATTTGGAAGCATCACCATCAGTTTACCGTATGAAGGTCCATCTTTTTGGAGCAGCGTCTTCTCCAGGCTGTGCCAACTTTGGCCTGAAACACCTTGCTGCCCAAGGACAAGGTCAATTCAAAGAAAACACCATACACTTTATACAGAGAAACTTTTATGTTGATGACGGTTTGGCAAGCGTTCCTACTGAAAGGGAAGCCATTCAGCTCATCAAAGACTCAAGAGAGCTCTGTTCCAAAGGAAAGTTAAGACTCCACAAATTTGTGTGTAACAGTGAGAGAGTTATGTCCACTATTCCAGAAGAAGAGTGTGCCACAGTGAAAGACCTTGACCTGTCTTTAAGTTTACCACGCATTGAAAGAGCTCTTGGAGTTGAATGGTGCGTCACTTCAGACACATTCAAATTCAGAGTTCAAGTCAAGTTGAACCCCCTTACAAGAAGAGGTGTACTTTCTACTGTCGCCTCCATTTACGATCCCCTGGGGTTTATTGCACCGTTCGTCCTCTTGGGAAAGCAGATTCTTCAGCAAATGTGCAAGGATAAGGTTGGGTGGGACCACGAGCTTCCAGAGCACTTAAAACCCCAGTGGGAATCCTGGATTAAAGACCTTCCAAGTTTAGCTAACATGCAGATTCAAAGATGTTTCATTCCTACAGATTTCGGTCAGGTTAAAAGCTACGAGCTTCATCACTTCGCAGACGCCAGTGTCAATGGATATGGTGCTTGTACTTACCTGCGAGCCATTAACCAATCAGATCAAGTCCATTGTTGCTTGGTAATGGCCAAGTCAAGAGTCACACCTACTAGTGTCACAACTATCCCTCGACTCGAACTCTCAGCAGCAGTTGTTGCAGTTAGAGTCAGTGATCTACTCAGGACAGAACTTGAAATCCCATACATTGCTGAGTTTTTCTGGACAGACTCCACCGTTGTTCTCGGCTACATAAATAATGATGCCAAAAGGTTTCAAGTCTTCGTAGCGAATCGGATACAAAGGATCAAGTCAAGCACAAAGCCAGAACAATGGGCTTATGTCGCATCAGAGCAGAACCCTGCAGACTACGTTTCTCGAGGCTTAACCGCAGAACAACTGAAGTCCTCTGAATGGTTTGAGGGGCCAGCATTTCTCTGGGAGAAGAACATTCCTGATAGAGATGTTAAGGTGGGAGAGATCAGGGAAAATGATCCAGAACTTCGCAAAGCCTCTGTGTATACCATCAATGCAAAGGAAGAGCAAACTATTTTCAGCAGATTTGAGAAGTTTTCAGAATGGTCCAGATTGATAAGAGCATTTGCAATCTTGAGAAGAAAGGTCAAGGAACACAAGCATGATATACAAATCATCAAAGAAAGTACAACTTTGgaagtaagaaaacaaacagaactgTTTATCATCAAAATTGTTCAAGAGAAAGTTTTCGCAGAAGAGATAAAGAGTCTAAAATCAAAGAAAACGGTTTCCAAGACCACAAATAATAATCTGTACAAACTAAGTCCGTTTCTGGACGAAGAAGGAATCCTCAGAGTGGGTGGACGTTTGGGTCAAGCTGTACTACACCCGCATGTAAAACATCCTGCCATACTTCCCAAGGACAGTCATATTTCAACTTTGCTGATCAGACATTTTCACACGAAGGTTCAACATCAAGGTCGTGGAATGACTATGAATGAGTTGCGTGCAAATGGTTGGTGGATTCTTGGGAGCAGCCGTGCAGTTTCATCATACATCTTCAAATGTGTCAGATGTCGCAAATACAGAAGGAAAACGGAGCATCAAAGTATGGGAGATTTGCCAGTAGAACGAACTGAGTCTACCCCGCCTTTCACTTATGTTGGAATGGATTGCTTTGGACCAATATACGTCAAAGATGGACGAAAGGAGCTCAAGAGATATGGACTCATACTAACCTGTCTATGTTCACGAGCCATACATATTGAAGTAGTAGACGACCTGAGTACAGACGCATTTCTAAATGCTCTGCGAGCATTTATTCCAATAAGAGGAAATGTGCGTCAACTGAGATGTGATAGAGGAACCAATTTCATTGGGGCCCAGAGAGAACTCGCAGATCTCATGAAAGAAATGAATCAGGAGAAGGTAAAAGCGCTTGGATGTGAATTTCTCATGATTCCCCCTTCGGCAAGCCATATGGGTGGAATATGGGAAAGACAGATCAGGACCATCCGTAGTGTTCTTTCAGCCATCCTTGACCAGTCAGCAAAGAGACTCGACAGTACATCCTTGAGAACCTTGTTGTATGAGGTAATGGCGATTGTCAACAGTAGGCCACTTTCCATCGAGCATTTAAGTGATCCAACAGGTCCTGAGCCATTAACGCCCAATCACATTCTCACTATGAAGTCAACCATTGTTCAACCTCCTCCAGGAGAGTTTATGAAAGAAGATTTGTATCTTCAAAAAAGATGGAGAAGAGTACAATATTTAGCCAATGAGTTTTGGATTCGTTGGAGGAAAGAATATTTGCTCAACTTGCAACCAAGACAGAAGTGGAATGTACACAGAAGGAATCTGAAGATAAATGATGTAGTGCTTCTACAAGATGACATGGCACCACGTAATGAATGGAAGCTTGCCAAAGTCACTGATGTCTATCCAGGAACTGATAACAAAGTGAGAAAGGTTCGACTTTTGGTTAGTGAAAGGACATATGACAAGCACAGTAAACTTGTGACTAAGACAGTCTCATTAGAACGACCTATTCATAAGGTTATTGTTTTGCTAGAAGCAGACTaa